From the genome of Neomonachus schauinslandi chromosome 1, ASM220157v2, whole genome shotgun sequence:
GATGGTGCTGATTCATCCTCTTTCCTATCTGCCTGGCCTTGGGTTTCTGCATAGTACATATCCTCCCTAGCAAACTGGCCTGGACCTGTTCTTTCCCAACTTTGTTTTCTGGTCACTTTTCCAGTCCAAAAGGACcactttgtttttggtttggtttggtttggtttggtttggtttgatttttaagtaagctctatgcccaacatggggcttgaactcatgatcccaagatcaagagtttcatgctctaccaactgagccacccaggcatccctagcaAGGCCACTTTGAATATGGATCCTAATTTTTAAGGTCTGACACCCTCTCATGAACATGTCATCCACCAAGTTAATAAACACACTCCCTACTCTCTTACCTAACAATTGTCAACAAAAGTGATTTGCCTACTTGGCAGCTGTATGGTCTTCTCCTTAGGGAAAACCTGACCCCTACCCCTGACAAGGGGCCTAGTTCAGAGTTCTAATCCACTTCAGGTAGGATGGGATGGAGAAGATCATTGTGTAGGAGATGGTTTATAAGGATACCATTACATGACTTGAAACACAATTCTCAAGTACTTTGAAGGGGTTAATAATGAACAATCTGTCCTCTGGCTATGGACCCTTCATAAGCTTACTCTTTCCCTGCTCCAACCACATTGTTCCAAAGAAAATAGCTTAAGGAATGGTTTACTCACTTACAGGTTCTGGGTCAAATGCTTCTTTGGTCTTGAAGAGCTTaagaacaacaaatatttttctctagatCAAGTAACTGCTGGCCTTCAGCTGAACCCCTGCTTCCCTCTACAGTTCCTCGGCCCCTAAACATTGTTGGATGTGTATTCCCTGTATGTTATTTGTTCTTGAtgctatcttatggtttttctttAACCAAATAAGATACTCTACCTGCACAAATAGCTCCCAGGAAAATGGTCCATAACAAGGATTTGTGGGGAATGCTGACTGCCTCCAAACAAAGGGAAAGTTGTTTTTCATCTTctctatattttaattcatttgctGGAACCTATTAGCACATTCTACTGTCACTGTGGACAGGCTGCTAATAGCTGTGGAGCATGAGGGTGGTAGAAAATGCTATTAAATTTGGAGTTTTGTCTTGTTACCTTGGGAGTGAATTATATAAAGTTGCCTAATTAGCTCCTAGGCATCTGGCAGACTGGCCAAGGCAGAATATGGAGAGCTGCCTCACGAATACCAATAACACATAGGGGGCCACCTTTTAGGGACTCCACACTCTGAATAGCATGCCACTCATGACCTTGCTTTTGACAACTAAATAAGCTGCAGCCAGCCCTCCAGCAACTGAGGCACGTGCTGCTTCCCCACTAAAGCTCTATAGAGGGTTGGGCTGATCTGGATCACCCACATGAGCAGCTACCCCAGGATTACTTTGGGAAACCATTTCTGCTTAtgtcatcaaattaaaaagtcaattttaaaagttatgatAAAGTACCAATGAACCTagagacacacatatacacacacttcaCCCACCGATTTCATTCACCAATGCTCACTCCTAAGTACATACACATTCTTTCATACATGGAAGGGAATCCTAATCACAAATCCCTGTGGCCAAATCTGAGGTCTGGATAGAGCAAAGTGGAAAGTAGTTTTAGTGGTCATTAGGGCAGAGACACATGCATACACAGGTTCATTTCCTGGCTCTTTTGTGTTCATCAATCAGGTCCCTCATCAATCCTTGCTTGCAAGGAAGAAAAACTCATTCAAACTAACTTAAGTAAAAAGGTGACCTTATTTGctaattttattatcttctctTCGATAATCTGTTTATTTGATCTATATCTTGTTAGATCAGGATCTGTTTGATCTTGGCAGGTATGCGGGGGTTTTTTtatttgcccccaccccccagatccATTATCCACTCTCTGTTCTATGCTCCAGAAAGCCCCTCGCTGGTTGCTCCCTGTTGGATTTAGCTAGTGGGCTTCACtgaaatcatttcatttaaacCATCTGAGTTAAATTCTGTTTCCTACCTAATGCAGTGGAAACTCTAAATGTCCTACCTTTGATCTGTCCAGTCGTCCTCCAACCATAATGGCTTTCTAGTTCTACATAGCAAATTCAGGTTAACAGACATTCTCTTTGCAAACTTTTTGTCTCTATTCCCAACTTGACCATAGTCAATATTTTGATATCACATAATTATCAGTAATTGCCatctattttttaagttgtttggAAAATAGTAGCATTTGTGCCTTACAAATAATACAGACACCTATTAATCTTGTTCAGTTTATTACTACAGTCAAGGTTGTATTTTGGATCTTGCAATGTCCTTTAGACTCCAAGCCCCAGGGGGTTAAGCTCAGAATACTTTTGCTCATGACTGTATCCATATCacaaagcacagtgcctggcagaagGGAGCAGGTAATAAAATACGTGTCTAgttctaaaaaaagaaacaaggaggaggaggaacttGTTTATGCCTTTGGGTTTCATCTGttctagaaaacttaaaatagtaataaaaaataccaCTGGTAAGAGCTAATatatattaagcacctactgtagTCTATGACTGCAGTTCactatattatctcatttaatccttgtaaccACACtatgaattaaatattattttcatctcCATTTAAGAAAATGAGGTTCCAAGAGGTTAGGAACTTGTTCTAGGTCACCAAGCCTGTATGTGACAGAACCACCCTAAGTTTGACAGTCTACAGAATCTGCTCTCCCAACCAAATCCAATGCTTGCCCCTCTTACCCCTGCCCTATGTATGGCTTTGCCATTCCCTCTGGAGCTCACAGTATACTTCTCCTCCAACTGCTTCATGGTCAGTACGTCAAAATTGTGGAAGGTGTCTTCCATGTCTTCCGCTGAGTCTTCTTTTCTTCAAGTTACACATCCCTGGTCCCCAGTGATTCCTCACACAGCGTGACTTACAGACCTCTCATCTTGTTCTAGTGTAGATGTGCCCCAAAGTTCTTATTTAAGAcacttccacccctccccccttcctcagCAGTGAGGGTTGGCTATATCTATGAACTTTCCATCCAGAACTCACGACACCAAATAGGCATAACACTGTCTTCCTGGGACACCCTAACTGGGAGTGATACATCATCAGACTGATTGTCGTAACAGATCCGTATGATTCACAGGagttgtgtgtgcatgcatgtgcatgtatgtgtaagGGAAGAAGGATGTTataggaagagaaagcagaaccTGTTTTCTGGAAGCTGTCTTAAAGCAAGGCTTTCCTTGATGGGGGAAGTTTAGGGAGTCTGCAATCCCAGCATCTATTCACCCTTAAAGACCAAAAACATGTTCTAGGCAACTGAAAACAAGCACATTTCCAAACCTGTGAACCTCCATGCACAATGAAGTGAGATCTGTTTTCTCTCCTTGACTGGAGGCCCAAACATTTTCCATTCCCTGAAATGAAAGGACTTCACTGAAGTGAAATCGGGAGTTAACGCCCCTCCCAGAAAGTAGCCCTCCAACAACTGCttgtttgagaagttctttctcCCTGAGTTATTAAAATAGACCAGGAGTTCTTCTATTGTTTTGTGCTATGTGCTCCTTGGCAGTCTGGTGAAGACTCTGAAGCTCTTCTAAGAATCGTGTTTATAAATGAATAACCTAATTACATAGGAattcaaaagaaatcaaatatattaaaatatagttataaaatatttttaaattgtgatataaTAACAATGTGCTTCTTTAATAGTGTTTTAAATATTGATATCTATGTCTAATAACTATCGTAATTTGGAAGTAGCAACAAGCACAAGCGATATTTCAACAACTCTGCAACAATCTATTATGGAAAAAATATCTGATCGCTATTGGTGACAGAGTCACAGGCACTGTTCATTACTTGCATTCgttattaaaagaaatgttaatgttCAGTCAGAGGTTAGGAAAGATAAAGATGTAATCTCTTCCCAGCAAAATTCATAGACCCCCTGAGTTAAATGGACCCCAGGATGAGCTCCCTTAGGGAACTGAAACTTTAGAATCTTAATGGGAGAGACTGTAGAAATGACCAAGTCATCTTACAAGTGAGCAAAACTTGATTTGAGGTGTGAGATCTTCAGTTTTTAATGTACCTCATACATTCCAGTACTTAGTATTTTGTCTTTTAGTTATTGAGAAACTAGTGGAAAAATTTAGGAGTGAAAATTTGAGCACAGGTTATCGGCTTGGTACATGTATTGAATTTCATCATTTATAAGCTGTatgtggagaaaagaggaaaaatggtcCATTCTACAATGAAGCTCATTCCTGGACCCCTGGCTAGAGCTTGCATACTGCCAAGGCCCCTCACCCTCTACATACAAGTCTAGAAAAAGTTCTCTCACCCTCTCCTAAAAGGACATTCCCCAAGCATTCGAAGAGGCACACTTTTTACTTTCAGCTGACACTGAGAATGCTAAGGTGGGGAAACTTTAGTTGATTCTTTGGAAGAAAGTAACGTACTCCTCAAGGGAAGATTCTCACTGACATCTTGACTTATCATGTCCCAACCACTCTTGGAGCCATACAAGCTCCTGTCCGACAGACATCCAGCAGATGTCACTGGATACCACCTCCACAGCCCTACACTGCCTTGTACCACACATCTTCTCTTGCCTTATAGCCCAACGAGGTCACTCAAGCCTCCAAAGGAGCAGAAAAATCCAACTGTCTCTACCTGTCTTCCCATGAAAGACAATAGGATAATAGACAACTGAAAACAAGCATGTTTCCAAACCTGTGAACCTCCATTCCCTGAAATGAAGGACTTCACTGATGTGAAATTGGGAGTTCTGAAGATCTGAACATCTTTTATATCGTTTCAGATCTAGAAGTTACCACAGAGATGATCTATTAGGGGTACTAACGGTAATTTGGGCAGGACAACTTTTTGTGCAGAAGTATTTGAGCCCTGTACACTAAATGCTGAAAGCGCATGCCCCATGTCTCCGTGACCATCACAAGTAGCTCCTCAGATTTCCAAACAACCCCTAAGGGAGGTCAGACAGCCCCTGGTTGTGGATGAGAAccactgaatgaaaatgaagcacagaaatgTTAATGAGTTCCCCCAAGACATAGAGATAGAGACAGCCAACTTATTGATTTGCTTATAACCCCAAATCATTTCCAAAAATGATTTGAATGTGTTGAACAACCCAGTTTTCATTTGGCCGAAATTctccttatctccattttacacatgtgggaattgcccagggtcacacagctagaaagtacTGGAGATCAGAACCAAACATTGAGCACAAGTTCCGCCatgttcctccctctgctgctcaggAATGTCGCCAGGCACTGGGCAGTTGTGGGTACCACATGTTAGGCCCTGGTGCTGCTCGGACACTCTGAGTCTGAGAAATGCCATTGTCCCACCAGGTGCTGCAAGGAGCAGCCACGTGTTTCTATGCTTTCATTGGCTTTGACATCATTGCCACCACTGGAGAGGAAGCCAAGAATCCAAACACGTCCATCCCTTATGCTATCACCGCCTCCCTGGTCATCTGCCTGACAGCATATGTATCTGTAAGTACTACATCCTTTCAGGACCGTCCTGATGGTCTTTTCATATTTGGCCATAAAATGTAGCTCCAGTACTGGGTTACCTTCTGTCAGGTGGTCCCTTCCTTGTGCTATCTTGGTGTCTGTATGCATGTGTCCATGTACCCTCTATCCCACCCACCCACGACAAGAAGAAAATCAGGACTTCAAACTGGAGATGGGAGCACCCCTCACTTCCTTCAGCCTTGGCCTCTGAGTCTCCATCCCCGTTCCTCCCCACACACAGACTCTGGGTGTCCACTGCTGCCCAGGGGATGGTGTACAGGGAGTGGGCTGCTGTCCAAGGAGCTCAGATCATAGGCTGGCAGTAACGGGTGGGTGTGCAAGCAGAGGCATTGTGGACCTCTGTGCACCCTCCTCAATGCTCTTCTGTCTTCTGGGAGCTTCCCGGCAGCGAGAAGCAAGGCTCTCCCAGAGTGGGGAAAGAGAGTACATCATCCTCTAGAGACACTCTTCCCCTTAAATCTCGGGggaaatttctttctgttgttgctCCCTCTTTTTATACCAGTCCAAGCATCTTTTTAAGGTTTTCCTACTGAAGGGAATCCTCAGAAGGAAGCCTTCAGGCTTGTCTTCTCAGGATCACCTCCCTGAGATGATCTTCACACTTACGATGTGTCATTTCTCAGGTCCCATCCCAGAATTTCTATCACAGAAATAGTTCACTCACAGCCAACATgccccccccgccgccaccgccccaacccagcccctggcaatggAGAGAACCAGGTAACAAGCCAGTAGGTATGTTGTTACACAAATGCCCCAGGCCCTGAGAGTCCCACTCACTTCAGTTACCACAAATAGGAAAGAGCCAGCAGCTGGAGACATGCCCTATCAGCCCTGCCACCCTGGCTGCATAGCATAGGAAAAGAACCTCCTTccccaaaactaaaacaaaacaaaaacatatttagcAACTAAGGAAGCCAGATCAGTGGCTGGCTTGATCATTAAGGCAAGCTGCAAAATAAGAGTGTCCTGGACACCAAAGGGAAACACAAGAGCAGCCTTGGATGTGGTTTATAGAAATTCAGCTGCTCCTCGAAATTGTTTTAGAAGTAGGTCAATTATCACCTTCCCCTATGCACACACAGGCAAGCGGTTTCATCTTATCCATACCCTGGTTATCCCTGCAGACAGGGTGTTCAGGGAGTAGGGGTGGTgtcaggggagcaggagagacacCCTGCTCTGCGTTTCCCCTCTATTCCTCCCTTACATACCTCCCCCTCCTTCAGGGGCCAACCCCTACAGCACACACAATAAAGTTAATAATCACAATTCCTTCCTTAGAACAGCACTTTATAGACTGCAGAGTACTTCTATGCATCTATCAACTTTTTGCCCATCCTGACCTAACTTGAGCAGTAGACTCAATGCAAATTGCTGTAGGAATCAATCCCATTCTCCTCCAGCCCACCCCCAAAGGGGATGTTGCAAGGGGTGAAGTTGCTGGGAAACATTCTCTTCTAGAACACATGACCCTTACCCATGCCTCCGGGGTTGTTTGGTGTTGTGCTGGTCAGCAGGCTGCCATTCCATGATCAGAAGAGCCAAATTGCTGGCCTGTGGTGGTCCATCCTCCTGTCCTCCCTAGCAGCCCATGGCTTCGCAGGAGGATTTTGGCTCCTGACGAATATGTGAAGGAGTGGTCTAGAAGTGCACCACCCTCTCCCTTTCAGGCTCTGAACTCCCTTCTTGATGCCAGCATTGGCCTCTGCAGGCCAGGGGAAGCCTGGCCTTATGACCAATGGCTTCATTGCCCAGGGCCATGAGGAAGGGATGTTATGGCAGATTTATGACATACGAAGGAAGGTAGGTCCTGGGAGCCACGTGATTCCTGGCTAAGCAAAGCCACAATAGTCTTACAACCCCAGAGTAGAACTGGGTTCCATCCTGATGCCATAATTTGTTTGTTGGTCTGCCTGGCTCCTGGCACTGAGCtacagagaagaaatggaaatatgagTCCTTCCTTGGGTCCCATCTGTTAACTGGCTATGGCCCTCTGATCACTTATCTTCAGAGTTTCTATCTCTGGTCTTCAGGGTGAAAGGGAACATATAGTTAAGAGTGTATAAGACCCTGAAAGTATAAAAGAAATGAGAGTCTGGCTCATGTGGGCAGGGTGCCCATGGTCACTGCTAGGCCCTGGCTCCAGTGTCTTTGGCTGTCATTCCTTCTACCTGATAGTATCTGCCTTTCATTGAACTGTCAATGTAGTTCTGCTGTTGTTGTGCTTAAATACCTGCATACTTATTCCTCAGCTATGAAAGGGCCAGAGAGAGATATTTAGGATCATCTGGCCAAGTCCACTAAATTCtaacaagaagagaaaatactgagACCAAGAGCTCTGGAGCCCAAATGAGAGGTCTAAATTAAGGGCACATGCCAGGAAGTGGCAAATGCAACATCCAGGCTTCTTTGCTCTCCTGTGGGACATCCGTCCATGCTGACCGTCCTCTCTACCTCCAGccatgttttctcttgttttaacaGGTGAGCATGATCTTAACTCTGATGGTGCCATACAATGCCATTGACACAGAATCCCCGCTCATGGAGATGTTTGTGGCTCATGGGTTCTATGCTGCAAAATTCATAGTGGCCATTGGGTCGGTTGCAGGACTGACGGTCAGCTTGCTGGGCTCCCTCTTCCCAATGCCAAGGGTCATTTATGCCATGGCTGGTGATGGGCTCCTTTTCAGGTAAGGGTTATGCTCCATGAAATGTATTCTATTCTGCCATGCCTGCCCAGGGAGAATGTCAGCCTGACTATAATTTTGATGTGAGTGTATGTCACATAGACGATGGAACTTGTCATATATCCTGACAAAGAGTTTGAGTGAAAGTAATGTAAGCCCTGAAATAGTCCCTCAGTTTGACTCTAGGTCCCCCAATCTAGCACAAACTGATATGTTCCCCTAACTGCCCCCACCCATCCTGTTCGGCACTGTGTGTTCCTTTCTAAAGATTGTGGGTGTCCAACTGTCATGCTGggtagcttccagaaggaaagacCCATCCCAGGAACATCTTAGGCCTGTCCTCACGTTGAGGCCTGGTACTGCCCATCTCTCCACAGTCCCTCTGAAGCTGAAAACATTCAAAGCTACCATTGCAGGGAGGATAAGACCATCTGAACAGAGCCTAATAACAGTAGCAACAatggctaccatttattgaacatttgtgTATCCTGGGTGCTTTGTATACAGTATCCCAGTTAGTTGTCACAATAACCCTGTTCTGCAGATGAATATAGTAGATGAGTATACTCAGGTGAAAAAACTTGCCCCAATCCCCCAGCTGCTAAGTGGGGGGCCAGGATTTGTACTCATgactgtctgactccaaagaccAGATTTTTAACCACACCAATGTATGGACTTTGAGCCCCTACATTGGCCATAAAGCAGTCAATCTGCCCATGGGCACAAAGGGAACGTGGCCCACCTCTTGGTTCCCAGTGCCCACCATATGAGGGCCTTGCAGCGAAGGCATTCTTCAAGTTCACAAGGCACGGAGTAAAGCATAGAGGCCAAGGAGCTCTCAGGGGTATGGAGGGATCCCCTCAGGGACTTTCTCTCTGCCATGAGCTGTCATCTTCTGCTTCATTTCCTCCGCATAACCTCAAAGTCATCACCAGGTCAGAGCTGCCATGTTTGGGAGCTAGACAGTTGGAGAATAGGCTGATTATCATGGAGATGAGACACTTCACACATCCAAAAGATTTTTCTGCTGTCAAAGaaaactaagaggaaaaaaacccaagcaCAGCTGATAGTCATgtgtaaaacacaaaaataagggaaggggacctaggtggctcagtcagttaaacggctgactctcaatttcagctcaggtcatgatctcagggtcgtaggattgagccccacatcaggctctgggcatggaatctgcttaagattctccctctctctctctcccgctgcccctgcccccacctctgcatatgctctctctttctctctctctaaaaaaaaaaagaaagaaagaaaaagaaaagaaggaagaaatggaagagcgGGAAAGAGGGAGGATTAGGAGGAGAGTGAGGTGGAGAGCAGGAACCTATTTAAGGCCCACAGGAACTGCTAAAGAAGCACCTGTCATTCATTCACCTTTGTTGGTCTTCTCCAGTTGGTAATTGGCCAGACTTAGCCTGCATCTATGAACACATGTTCTGAATTATTGTGCTATTTTGCCAACTAAACCCCTGCACTTTCATtgtagagcagtgtttctcaagtTTTGGCATAAATCAGAATCCTCTGGAGTTTTTCTGAAGTATAATTTGCTAGGGTCCATGCCCAGAGATTCTGACATAGTAAGTCTCTGGTGAAAcctgaaaatatgtatttctaataagctccaaggtgatactgatgctgctgaTCCATGGATTGACCACGCTTTGGGTAACACAGGTATATACGCAAGTATATGAATTCTCCACCCCTCACTTCTTCCCAGCAAAGCTTGCAATTCAATTCAGGTTTCTGACATACTTCCCAAATCCAATCAACCCTTCACATCACATAATGAAGTAGGAACTTTAATAAAGAAGTTTGCCTCAAAACCAAGGCATTaaagtaaattctttttaaattatattccagAAACCAAATCCTGTGGTAGGAATAGCAGCTGTATTGAAAGCAGTGAATCCAGAAGCAAATTGGAGGAGCAGGACAAAGAGGAGTTAAACCATGTTAGAGTCAGTCACCATCTGTAGCTCACTGCTAAGCTTCTgcttgcccctccctccaggtTCCTGGCTCATGTGAGCTCCTACACAGAGACACCAGTGGTGGCCTGCATTGTGTCGGGGTTCCTGGCAGCTCTCCTCTCGCTATTAGTCAGCCTGAGAGACCTAATAGAGATGATGTCCATTGGCACACTCCTTGCCTACACCTTGGTTTCTGTCTGCGTCTTGCTCCTTCGATACCAACCGGAGAGTGACATTGATGGTTTTGTCAAGTTCTTGTCCCAGGAGCACACAAAGAAGAAGGAGGGCATCCTGGCTGACTGTGAGAAGGAAGTTTGTTCTCCTGTGAGTGAAGGGGAAGAGTTTTCTGGCCCAGCCACCAACACATGTGGCGCCAAAAACCTACCATCTCTGGGAGACAACGAGATGCTTATAGGCAAATCAGACAAGTCAACCTACAACGTGAACCATCCCAACTATGGCACTGTGGACATGACCACAGGCATAGAAACCGATGAATCTGAAAACATTTATCTCATCAAGTTAAAGAAGCTGATTGGGCCCCGTTACTACACCATGAGGATCCGGCTGGGCCTTCCAGGCAAAATGGACCGGCCCACAGCAGCTACAGGGCACACGGTGACCATCTGCGTGCTCCTGCTCTTCATCCTCATGTTCATCTTCTGCTCCTTCATCATCTTTGGTTCTGACTACATCTCAGAGCAGAGCTGGTGGGCCATCCTTCTGGTTGTTCTGATGGTGCTGCTGATCAGCGCCCTGGTGTTTGTGATCCTGCAGCAGCCAGAGAACCCCAAAAAGCTGCCCTATATGGCCCCTTGCCTCCCCTTCGTGCCTGCCTTTGCCATGCTGGTGAACATTTATCTCATGCTAAAGCTCTCCACCATCACATGGATCCGGTTTGCAGTCTGGTGCTTTGTGGGTAAGCAACTTCCTTTGGAGCCTTGAGAGTTCCCTCTCAAGGCCTTGAACAGGCTTATCCCAAAATTACCTCCTAGCTGGACTAGGCATCTCCATTGCAAGAGGAATCTAGCTGGTTTTATGGACCCTTGCTTTCTGCATTAGAGTCCATAAAGCCAGTTGTGCCCTTTCTGCCTGTTATGGTCTTGGTCGTTGGTTCTGAAGAATGATGCTGATCAATCCATCACTTCATTGAATACTATTACTGGACATTCTTTTTATGGATAATTAATTCCATGAGAAATCCACTTCAAATGAATCCACATAATAAAGGGACAAAAATAGCACAGTAAAAGTGAGAGCGGGAAAGTTCAACTGGAATTCTATCTTAGAAACTAAAAATTATGAAACTAAAAGTTACAGAAAAAAGGATTTTTcttacatttgacaaaattaaattaaaataccaatcatgccctaatttttttaatcagcaaagTATAAATTAAGTGTGGATTTTTTGGCATAATTTTTCTGACTAAATTATACCATTTAACATCCCCACTTCATATTGacttttacaaaatattaaagactttttcattttttcccaagaTTCTTTCTTCATCCTTCGATATTCCAATCATTCTCTTGGGAAGCACCCATCACGCCAtcattcttactgattttcttttcttctgttgatAACTGAAATAACTCTGCCAGCTCCTCAACTGTCCACAGCTTTGGGTGTAAATCAGAGATGCTCTCTCTAAGTTCACGTTCATTGCCTTCAAAAAGTCTTGCACCTTTcccaagatttttaattttcctttgtgcTCGATTTGTATTATTATATGTTTCTCACACCCAACAAGCACTGATGTTCATGAGATGGCTGGGGATTGGTGCTCATGATCACTTGAGAGGGAGGCTTAAGTGAAGCCTAATTTTAAAGTTCCTCAGTCACTATCTTGATGGTCCCTATACAAATTGGTAGCCCCGAAGTCCCATCCACTCCTTGAGGTCAGGAATATGGGCGTTCAACACAGCATCCTCTGTGCCTGGAACACAACTCGTGCTTAATAAACACTTCTCTCTGACTACTCTTCAGTTGAGAAAAAAGGAGTAGCTGGAAAGGAGCATGAGGAGGT
Proteins encoded in this window:
- the SLC7A14 gene encoding probable cationic amino acid transporter → MSGFLASLDPRRVQWGAAWYAMHSRILRTKPVESMLEGTGATTAHGTKLAQVLTTMDLISLGVGSCVGTGMYVVSGLVAKEMAGPGVIVSFIIAAVASILSGVCYAEFGVRVPKTTGSAYTYSYVTVGEFVAFFIGWNLILEYLIGTAAGASALSSMFDSLANHTISHWMVDSVGTLNGLGKGEESYPDLLALVIAIIVTIIVALGVKNSVGFNNILNVLNLAVWVFIMIAGLFFINGKYWSEGQFLPHGWSGVLQGAATCFYAFIGFDIIATTGEEAKNPNTSIPYAITASLVICLTAYVSVSMILTLMVPYNAIDTESPLMEMFVAHGFYAAKFIVAIGSVAGLTVSLLGSLFPMPRVIYAMAGDGLLFRFLAHVSSYTETPVVACIVSGFLAALLSLLVSLRDLIEMMSIGTLLAYTLVSVCVLLLRYQPESDIDGFVKFLSQEHTKKKEGILADCEKEVCSPVSEGEEFSGPATNTCGAKNLPSLGDNEMLIGKSDKSTYNVNHPNYGTVDMTTGIETDESENIYLIKLKKLIGPRYYTMRIRLGLPGKMDRPTAATGHTVTICVLLLFILMFIFCSFIIFGSDYISEQSWWAILLVVLMVLLISALVFVILQQPENPKKLPYMAPCLPFVPAFAMLVNIYLMLKLSTITWIRFAVWCFVGMLIYFGYGIWNSTLEISAREEALHQSTYQRYDVDDPFSVEEGFSYATEGENQENWGGPTEDKGFYYQQMSDAKANTRTSSKAKSKSKHKQNSEALIANDELDYSPE